Below is a genomic region from Pleuronectes platessa chromosome 5, fPlePla1.1, whole genome shotgun sequence.
AATTATAAGGTATTAATGAAAGCTACCTTGGGGTTGCCAGATTATAGAGTATACTCTCCCAGCCTGACACACGCTTTGCTTGTCTGTTTATcacatattttaaattaataagGGTGACTTCTCCAATGGATGTTTGACAAATTAtgggaaataaaatgtgaaaatgtcaatttaTTAACAGCTGCAAAGCTTATGATCTGCAGAAcgtttataaaataatatatcgACACATTTAATTTCAGGTGACCAAAGTCTTCATTGGCTCGTTAGAAACTTGAAGCTAACATTTATAATTGCAAACCTGACGACTTGTTAGAAGAGTGAAACCCTAAGTACTTATATGGTTAACTTATATGTATAAGTATATTACACAATGTGCCATAGTTGATCCAGAAAGGGATGTTGCCTTCCCAGGGCCTGGATAGCAGGAAGCCACAAGGAAACATCTGGACCTAGTTGTGCAGGTGGGTTTCTAGTATGAATCTGTGAGTTCAGTCTCCAGCAACAAACTGAAAAGGGGCAGACGTGGACAGAGAAGCTGtttctaacacaaacacaaaataactcaGTTATTTTAACCCCTGAAGGACGATTGGTGATGTTTTCCATTTAAATCAAGCAACAGGTGCGTCAGAGAGCTGAATCCGGTTCCTCCAGCATCTCATCCAAGAaccactggtttcactggtgcCAAGCAAACATAACTATTCTGTAGGAtaatcatttgtgtgtgtttacagtaaaCTCCTACCATAAGTGAGAGTGACACTACATGTCCACTCATTCGCTTCAGTCTTAATCTGATGACCTAGAACAACACAGTGTGTTCACTTATTTTATTCCACCTCCTGTGTAGTTTTAAACGTCCCCTCTTTTTAATGAGTCAGTATTTACAGACAAGTAAAGCACCAATTTCAGTCTAACACTATAAAACAAGAACCAAAGACTTCTCTGTCCCCCTTTCTCCAAAAGAAACTcaatttaatattataaatgaaacaaatgaaatacatttttaaaacaacatttcaagtttataaaaaataacaaatggaACTCTTTGATATATCAGTTACTctctaaatgtttaaatgttataaaaaactatatataacatataaaaataatttattcacAGATGCAGATTCATGAATACAAGACCATTGATAAAAATAGTTATGaataaggtttaaaaaaaatgatcaaaagatgaaatatatttaaaaataaatttttgTCCTTCTACTTATTGTTTTCTATCCTCATGATCAGACTGGTCTTAATGCATTAACTACTTGAAATCTCTCTGATTATTAAAGTCaaaaatcataataaaaaatCACACACTAGCCCAAGTCggacaataaaaacacatctgatcacATTCGCTTATTTATGGATCTAAATAAGTAAAGTCACTTTATTCTTATAGTTTACATGTTTAATTTCACTGATTACACAGATGGTGCTGCGtctttaaaggaatagttcaccaAAAATTGAAAGTTCACCACTGTGTCGATGGAGGTGGTGAAGTTCTGGAGTttaaggggtaaacagtgttgcagcaaaATCCAATACAAGTGAATCAAACGGTGATCAATAcctcaaatgtaaaaacaacaatataagaAAACCCCaaatgcctccatacttctcctgtgatgtcatccaagtgttCGTAAGCCCCGATATTCAGATGACTTCCAGAcacttcatcccccccccccccctccctccctccctccatcggcatagtggtgagtagataatgagtgaattttcatttttgggtgaactatctctTTAAGAGGTgctgctgtccatggtgctgaaacctCAGCTCTAGGATCCTATGAAGGACACTAGCTGGAACAGAACGTGTCCTCTTTCCTGTTTATAAAAGAAAACGACATGATACACACTGTAAAATATTCAATAATCACATGAGAACAAACGAGGTTCtgcttgtttttaattaaacaaaaagGAACAGAGACGGCAGCAAAGATGCAATGAAGAGAACACATTATGTTTTACCcatcaatatatatttaaaatagcCTTATAGAACAAGTTTGTGAATAGAAGGAGGTCATGGAAGGTTTACACAGCTTTTTATTTAACCACCCACGTTGCTGCTCATACATCCACATCAGTCACTGGCTCTCAATGATTTCAAATCACATGGTTCCACTGACAAACCATATAGTCCTCCCTAAAGCCACGATGCTGTCAATGATTAGTGCGGATGTGTTGGCACAgagcaggtagagagagagagagagagagagagagagagggaacaagCGAGGGAGCGatttcaagagagagagagaggagggagggagggagggagagagagagagagagggaggatgctGCCAGCGGAAAATGGCTGCTGCAACCTCAAGCCTATCCTGATACACCGAAACGACAtcaaggtggagagagaggggaagattaGGGGAAATgagaagagatagagagagaatgTGAGCGAGTGTTTCCTGAAAGgaggataaaaaagagagagagagagggagacagagagggagagagagagagaggagacccTGGGGTGGGCTGCTGCAAGCGGCGGGCAACACCGAGCCATGGAGGGCGAGTAAGtccttacattttcatttttaacattgcacctacatgtatatacatataaatatatacgtatatatttatatttttatatatatatatttatattttatatatatatatgtttacacacactcacaccatcCGCCAGGAAATGGATAAGACAGGAGAGCAGCGCCATCAGTGTGACACCAAACCAGCATCATGCACTTTATTCTCACAGCAGTGGAGCGGGAATAAAAACACCATCACGTCGCCTCGAATCAACACCGTCCTCCCGTCATGTGTGAATCAGACGCGAATCCGTTCCGTGCCAAAGCGGGATAAATGTGGCTCCTGCATGTGGACGAGAGGCTGTCTGCACGCGCACAGGAGGATGTAAGAAACGAGCGGACGCGTTCCGGAGCCGCTGCGACGCGCCGGAGACTCAATCTAACGATTTGTTATCTAAAGACGAAACGAGTCGGTgcgtaaacaaaacaaacatgttggaggaggaaaaagaaacatggcgagtttcctttttttaattttaattttttttttttaacctggagGCAGCGTCGCGTCATTCAAGACATGGCTGCAGAGAGacgagggagggatggaggcgtTGAGATTTTCATCAACGTGTCTCGGGGTttcattatgatttttttaaagccaaactttatgaatgaaatgtgatttttctctctcgctctctctctctctctccctccgtcgcTCTCCCTCATcctcacccctcctctcctccttcccttttcCAATCGGGCCCCCTCCCCCCATCCATCgtttcctctccatcctctcacCCACTCGTTCattcttccctttctctctctctctctctctcgtcacaTTTTATTATAGGCCTTATAATAAAATGTGCGCTGAGGATATGAAGCAGCAGCGTCGGCGGCGGCGTCgatcctcgtcctcctcttgtcccattcataaaaaaaaacagctaacATGATATCGGGGTGTGTTTAATGAGCGTGTGCAGCAGGGGCGGAATGGAGAGAATGAGCGTGCGCGTGGAGGAGAAATAACAATGATCCgggaacaattttttttttaattgtaaaggCCCTGATTTGAAAAACACCAGGAAAGAAGACGCAGCTGAATCTGCGCACATTTCATGCACATGTCGAGCTGGTGCCGGGGCCTCTGATGGCGAATGGGTGCGTTCATTGATACATCTATCTGGGAAACACTcattcttcctccctccctccctccctccctccctcactccctccatcctcccattTGAccatttctccccccccccacaacaacACTggctttcttcctctccttatTCTCATCCTCTCAGCTTCAACTCTCACATGGCAGCAGACATGTTGGGGTTATATCTGTCTTATTTGTTGGCCTGCCAATGCAAAGCAGTTTTCTTTCAGTCATGTTGTGTTTCATACTAATCCATTACTGTGACTGTCTGATGCTTTTGATCTGTCATGTTTGCAACAGGCCGAGCTGCCACTTTACACTCGTCTTCATTGTGTTATCTCAGTTCAACAAAGATGAAAACTCTCATCACTCTGAAAGTTACTCTGCCTTTTCCTCACTGATTGGCTGTGGAAGCTGAAAAACATGCATGTATACCAAGCGTGTGCAcctacatgtatgtgtgtgtgtgtgtctgtgtgtgtgtttaatctgCTCCCTCTCCTTGGCTCCCCTgacagtgtgcgtgtgcgtgcagtGGTGATGACACGTGACGACTCCAGTGGCGGCTGGGTGCCCCTTGGAGGTGGCGGCCTCAGTCATGTGGTCATATGTAAGGGGCGGACCCGTGACGACCGGGGGCGGCGGGAACACATCATACGTGGAGAGCGGCTGCGAGACCgagcagtgagtgtgtgcgtgtgtgttatgGCTGTACCTCCTGGAGACTGTAGATGCATGTGGTGTTGTTGGATTGTGCACATCTTGGTGGGGTTGACTAACTGCACGTGCTCCTGGGGTTGTGTGTCCAGCCGGTGCTGGAGTGTGCAGTGCAGAGGGGGCTGGTGTACAACAAGGTGAACCCCATCTTCCATCACTGGCGAGTGGAGGAGCGGAAGTTTGGCCTCACGTTCCAGAGTCCTGCCGACGCCATCTCCTTTGAGAAGGGGCTGCAGGCCGTCATCGACAAGCTGGACAGAGGTAGAGACGCTCGAGCCTCAGTCAGGAACCATTTGTCTTTGAATCATCTGttaaaacaaacaactaaatCATCTCTTCTGATGTTTCACCCTCCAGGCTCGGACTCGCCCTCGTCCTCCACGCCAGAAGAGGCCGACACCGAGGATGACGGCCAAGCTGTGAGTACCTGAGCAGTtcctgtctgacacacacagggttcTACTCCTCCATGTGGGCCTCAGTGCGGCCATTGGTGTGTTTTGACTTCCTGGATGACATGCGGCCTCTGCCAGTCCCATACAGGAAGTGAGTCGTCCTCCAACAGCAGAAAGGAGATGCTTCCCAAGCCCGGCACCATCGTGACCAGCGAGTCGTCCTCCAGCTGCTTCGTGCTGTCGGAGGAGTTCAGCTTCGCGTCCGGCCACGCTGGCACCACGCAGACACCCGCTCAGGTAACGCATCGGTCAGCGTGATAACATGAAGCTCAGAGTTTCTCTGCCTTGAACTCTGGTCCCTCCCACGATGATCCCATCACAGGAGAGTTCTTTAAAGAGGGTTCTGGGACCCAGTTTGTTTCTATAATGGGGTTCAAGACAAAAATCATCCCCATTTTAACGGAGATGTATTCTGTTTATATTCAGATTCATCATTTTTAATAAGTGTTAtaacttgaaaaggtttacatgctcttatgctgtccattgctgcagctcctctcttcagcctctgtcggaaacacttggttttggccgctctgattggccagctggtcctctctgttgtgattgATCAACCTCTACCAGTGCATGTAGGAAGTGTCGGCCACTGCTCTAGCTCTACCTGGCTTTGATTAGGGGGgtgtgcattatgcaaatgtgggaGTATCGTGATGTCACAATATGTCACCATTTCCAGGAAGTATCTTCAGGATTAGAGACAGAGTGTTTCTGACTGAAGCTTGAGCTCCTGgtttctccgtctccgtcttgAACTCGGGTCTGAAGACCTGCTGGCTTCCCACAGAAGCATTTCATCTGGTTTCTGACCCTTCAGGTGAAAAGCTGTAATCGCACTGTTCCTGACTCATCCTGTAATTCTACACCCTGTCCACAGATCCACTCCAGGCCGGGACAGCTCTCACAAATGTCGTCTGTGTTGAATCCCCCTTCACCCCCACCgccacctcctgctccaccgAGTCCTCCTTTGGGTGCCCCAGCCTCATCCCCCCTCTCACCCACCATCTCCCTGCTGGAGGAGGGGGACCTTCGCAGTGTGGACCCATGCAAAGACCTGTGGGGCTCTAGAGGTTATGGGGACTACCGACGGGCGGGGGCCACCAGGACTATGGTCGGGGGGCTGACTGGGGGCGTGGTGGTCAGCGGTGGAGGGAGCCTGCAGGACAAGTCGGAGCTGTGCGTGGTTCGCTTTGAGAAGGACCTGGCCGGAGTGGGGACGGCCGCCTGCGAGGTGACAGTGTGCTTGGACAGTAAAGCGTCACAGCgtctgtcctcgtcctcacCCACCTGTATGTCCATGCCCAACGCTGTGTCCGGCGTGTCCTCAGGTGCCGGCTCACCCCAGGAGACGTGCAAAGGCTCGCCCTCTCCGTGCTGCATCCACGCCTCCCTGGCCACGCCCCGCTCGCGGACTCGTAAGCGAGGAGGAGGGGCAAGCAGCGGGGACCAGGGGGCCATTTCCCCCGATGACGACAGCCCCTGTCCTCAGGGGTCATCGTCGTGCTCGTCTCGATGTGTGTACTGCCGCTCGGTTTTCATCGCTTCAGACAACGGGCGGGGCCGCTGCAGAGACGCCCCCGACCCGGCCATGCACTGCCTGCGCCAGTGGACCTGTGTGTGGTGCGCAGAGAGTCTGCTCTACCACTGCATGTCGGACTCTGAGGGAGAATTCTGGGAGCCTTGCTCGTGTGAAGAGTCGATGGGGGGCCACCCGCACCCCCTCTGCTGTGCCCGCTGGCTGGCCCTCCTGGCCCTGTCGCTCTTCGTGCCCTGCATGTGCTGCTACCTGCCTCTGCGCGCCTGCCTGCGGTGCGGAGAGAGGTGCGGCTGCTGCGGGGGGAAGCACAAGGCGGTCCGATGAGGCCGGGCTCTGGGGTGGGAGGGGCTCCCTGGACCAAAGGGGGTTTGGGTGTTTGGGAGAAGAGAGCATCGATAGGGACAGAGGGGGTGGAGCTCAGCTGGTGGAACAGCGCTCTCAGTCGACCCAGACCTTCAACGTGGCCCTCCGACGCCCCACGGCCTTCCACTGCATTCCGCTCGTTCTCTGTTCAACCTGGGGCCTTCCTCACCGGTCCATGCCTGCTGAAGGTGCGCTGCACTCAGACCAGGCTCTGTGGGAGTCATCTGGAGCCTTCATGGTGGATATACCGCGGGTTGGCTGATCTCCGGTCAGCTGTCAGAGACTTTAATCGCAGGTAGAGGGGCAGAGGCAAAGATGATGTGTACACTGTTTCCAatgtccgtttttttttttatttagaaagaaaaacacaaaaacaaaagatgttTATATATATGATTGTAATAATTTTAATTggtatattttattaaatgtataaCATATTGACAGAACCCCCAGTGGCACACACTATCACGTATTCACAAACACGAGATCTTGGGGGCGTTACTTGTTTCATGTCGGCCTGTTGATGATGAGATATCACCCTTTACCTCTAAGTTTACCTCAGATGTTTCTCTAGCCCTGGTCAAGGAGAGAGTTCTGGAAAGAGTGTCAGCATCTGAGagccctgctgctgtgtgtagAGTGTGAAGTCCACCGCTGGAGGAAAAAACCTTATCGAACACAAAGGGGACGATTACAGTTAAGGGAAAGCTGCAATGACAACCACAACGACTTAAAAGTCCTAATGTGATTCATTTTATAACCAAACACAAGAATAGTTTTGTtttctgaaaagaaaagaaatcacAAATGTTCGTCGAACTTTAAACTCCCTCACTCTGGACATGTTACTTCATCTCTACATGTTTTTCCAATATTAATCATAGAGAAACATCCCATTCGACCTGATGCACGTGTTGAATCAGTTAAGGTGCTTTTCAACTGAGGCCTCTGAGCGAGTTtattctcccccctcctccccccccccccccccccctccctaaaAAGGACCCCATGCTGACTAATCTGTAGATGTGTCCAGgccaccaaaaaaaagaaacaagtgcAATGAACAACGTATTGAGAGTATTTTTGTACCAGTCGCTCTAAAAACTAACGTAGAATTTGAAAAAAGTGTTGGAAATGGAAAGTGTGATCGTCTTATTGTGTTTTGATATCGAGCAGAGCCGGCTGGTCTCTGATCAGCAGCACGTAGCTCCCACGTGGTGAACACGAGCGCTGCAGACTGTCGACCCTGTGATCGGGAAGTTGGAGAAGACGACCGgagtgtgtttctttgttcGGGAACAGTGTTTGCTAATGTTGCTTTAAgtatgaagttaaaaaaaataaaagctgctaGTTGAAGTCCTGCCCAAATCCCCTTTTTCAAACTGTCCCCGAGTTGGAAACAAACCCAAAGTTCCGAGGGAACTAAATATTATGTTATTAGAttatgttaaagacaaattaaccCCGAGGCTTCTGGGGACGTACGCTGCATTTATGTGTCTGTTTTGCAGATTGATGGATTATTTTTCTACTTCTGGCCACGGGAAGATGAGGGTAGACTAGCTCGTCAACAGAATCTTAATAATTCACCTCAGTAATATCAGGTTTGTTGTGTGAATCAAAGAGCAGGGGCCTCGTGTGCAGCCTCCACTCTGCACCGGTGTGTAACAGTCAAGCAAAGTGAGATTTATTCCACAAGAGGTCAACTAAAGACTTTGATGTTGTTCTCGTAGATGAAGAATCAAGATCTAAATGCATCGAGCATTATATGACGTCTTCTAAAGGGAATCTTTGGGGGAATTTCTCTTTTAAATCCAGAGACtttctccttaaattcaatcaggctgcaccagtCTCCACATACACCCGTGGAAATCAGTTCCCCTTAACGTGCCTGATTCAGTTTCACAAAGATCCTGGTttcattccctgggaaaactTCCCGTctgtcaatgttaaagaaagagatcgACATCATcgtatgtttttgtgtgatctCGATTCAAAAAGTACCATGAAGTAATGAATGACCTCAATGGAGAACCCAAAGGTGTTCTCCTTTAGAAAGTAAAGTTTGATGTGTTCTGTGTCGGGGAACCAGTGTTGATGAGTTTCACTACAAATGGAAGGAATCAGCTGATGAACCCTCAGATTACGGCAGAATGAACCTTTCAGAAGCTTCACctgatcatttacattttaaggttTCGCCAAgaacttttatccaaagtgacttaaaGTGAGTGAAGGGAACAGACGGGGGGGGTTAAGACACTCGACCGCTGATGAACACGACCCTTGACCTCTCAGATATGGGACTCaaactcagcccccccccctcctccctccctccctcacacacacacacacacacacacacacacaatccccaCAAATCTGCATTGCATAgatgtgcacgcacacacacacacacacacacacgttcactaAATGGTGCAGACATACAGAACTAGTAAAGCCATTGCACACAGTTTGCTActtctggtccagaactggtgtTGGAGGACTGACAGTCATGTGATCACAACTGCAGGCCCCATTCTTACATCTTAATAAATGTGCCTTTTGATTTGAGTAATCAATAACTTATGATTTCTAAGTAACTCTGTATTAAGTActactttctttttgttttaatttttttttccggGGTTATTGATTTCTGCCAATGTGCATATTTTTCAAATGTACGTATTTATTAGTTTTCAAAGTAATTAATGAGATATTtacctgtttatttatttattgagatATTTATTctgattctttatttttttgagACAGGTTTTTATCTTCCGTGCTGTCTTACTTCTGACTTTGTGCCAATGTGCTGCTTTGAGGTGTTACATATCGTGGGTTTGTATCATTATTAAACCCTCACTCTATATTTTAAATCAGcgtcttcttctctctcactgCTCTTTTCCCAACGACTGCTTGAAAGTGGATTATTCCAAAAAGAGGAATCAGGAAAAAACCTATAAACCAATATTTGGAATAACAACGAATCTGTGCATATTTATAACATTCATTTGGGAGAGTTGTTTTCCAACACTCCAATTGGAACAGAGATGTACACAACGCAACACAAAATATACCCAGTGACCCTCAGAGGGAAATAATAacactttattttaaagtttcacaagtacaagaggaaggaaagaaggatgtCATGAATGATAAGTGATGACCCCACAGATTCAGTCCATCCTCAACCGAACAGACACAAGTTGTGTTGAGTTGTTGTGGTTTAGTTTAGTCGTCTGCTACTTGGTGGAGTACATGTGCTGGCGCTTGTGTTTGAGGATCTCGGTGGAGGTGAGGGTCAAGTCTTCATCGCAAACGTCACAGTGGTAAACTCGGTTAAGACTGGACATCGACGAAGGACCTGGTTTCTTGTCTTCTGGTTCTGAAAAATCACAATCCCTCAGTTAATTCATGCACAAGCATAAAATaatcacaaaaatattttttttaaatgacaaattcctgaccttcctcctgctgctgctgctgttctcctGCCGGCCTGCAGGAGGCCTCGTGCTGCATGCGCTCCAGTGGAGTCAGAGGCATGTAGAGGTCACAGTTAGGACAAGTCCAGAAAGTCCGTAAACACTCACTGTAGAGATCCCGAgagtcctgcacacacacacagcggcttATTCAGTTACACTTCACTTATTATCTAAAGACTTATTTAGAGGATTTAAATGCATGAGACATGAAATCCATCCGAGCTCAAACCAGCCATCAGACTTTTTTAATAACCTCCTCCGCCTTTTATTGAGGAAACTGAGTTCAGGGATTTTAACTCACTTTCCATCGGTTAAATTCAGATATTAAAGTAAAAAGTTTTAACTTTACACCAGCGAGTACAGTTCAACTCAAGatccacaaaacaaacacatccgGACATGGAATGATTTAGAAAACGGCTGAAACATCTATTTGTCTTTGTAGCTCTGACAAAAGAGATCTGGATGTTTCTGTGAAtttgccacagacacacactcacagccagACAGTTGTAGGTGAAGAAGCTGGAGACACGCAGGCCTCCTTTAATCGGGTGGGGCTTGGCCTCGGCTCCTGGGAACAGTGGTTTCAGGTCCCGAGACAACTCAGACTCAGGCTGAGGGCCGACGTACAGGTTCTGGATCTGGAAAGCTGCGAGTCGCCGTAGGCTGTAAGTGacctgggggggtgggggggagggagggggtgaagACATTATTATTTGGATCAAGATGTGTAAGAGCTACTTATTTCATTCTGTTACATTAGACGTTAACATCCTGGTCAGTGCTGCCTCAGTACCTCCGTGTAGAGCAGGAAGCGGACCAGGCCTTCGCTCAGCTTCTCCAGGACTCTGCGGGACACCCCCTGGCCTAGTGCTCCCTCTACCGTGTTCTGCTCCAGCTTGACCCGCAGGAGGCGCTCCCACTCAGCCCTGTGAGTGAGCACCGTGGACAGCACCTTCAGCGCCTCCTCTGCGTccctcagctccacctccagccaGCCGTCCACCACCAGACGGGTACAGTCAGCGTTACTGTCCACAGAGTTTGCAACCAGCAGCAAAGCCTGGTGAGCAaaacgcaaacacacaatatTGATACTCCTGCATCATGTGGGTAGGAATGGGATAGACCATAATAAACAAAAGAGGTGGTACATTACAcagataatatttaaaaacatggatCATACAGGGACGTTATCAGggttggttagggttagggctagtgGTGGGAGCAGGAGGTTCCTCTGGGACTGACCTGCAGAGCAGGAACCCTCACGCAGTTGGACAGATACGGCCGGTTGGTCTCCAGCAGAGTGACGAAGGCCAGCAGCTGGTGTCGGCTGCTGTCCCCACGGTCCGGTCCTGCAGGTGGGACGCAAAGAGACACCGGATTTAATCCTGAACATCGGCTCATTGTGACGGTTATCACACCCAGGAggttatttctgtgtgtgtgtgtttgttaacagGAGTACGCAACAACTACTGGACTAAACTACCACACAACTTGTTAGAGGGATGCAAGTCATTAaagtttgaatccggttcaatgtggtgtagatccaaataataataaataatataaaaaactggatctagtgaatttcaatgtggttttaCGAGGGGACAGTTTGGCCTTGTGGAGGTTTGAGCTCTCTGAGTGACTCTAGCTTATTGTGATTAAATGTTCCACATGTGTTACCTTCTCTGCTGTCGTCCTCGGGAACGTGTAAGACCTCTGGGTCAATGGCAAACACGCTGGTCGGGTGGATCACCACTCCCTGCTTGTTCTTCGTGTGAAACACCTACAAAAAGGAAAATCATGAAGTGGAATCGTTATTATAATCAGTAAAACAACAGCACTACTAACACGAGTCCTCCCACTTGTTGTGTCGTTAAAGCCTTGGAAGGAGGGAGGCGCAGCAGGAGGTCTGACCTGCTCCGAGTCCTTGCGGGTGGAGTTGTGTTCATCGGGCAGCGCCAGCTGAGGGTAGAGGCCTcggcagagcagcagcttgagTAACGCCTGCTGCCGGGAGGACATGTCCGCACTGACGGTGACGGCGTCCTGCAGCTCGGTTATGTTGTGACGCAACTTgaacttcacttcctgttccaggAGAACAACAGACACAGTTGAAGACAACACACATACAACCAGTTCTACAATGTGACATAATGATGCTGGAATCCACACGACTTCCTTCAAGGTCCTTcttcaaactgcagcagtgAAGTTGTAAAATCTGACAAACAAAGATGTTTATCTCTGAGAAGAAATTCTAAATAACCTTTAATATTTGCAGGGAGAAGATGAACTTTTGTTTGGTTTAAAATTCTAAGAATGTATGCATGCAGTATTATTCAGTAGTTCCTGGAGTTATACTATTATATAGTATTGCAACATAGagtttatataaatgtattcatCTGTGAGTACCACATGTTGCAGGTGAGGGTTTCTCTGTATTCTGAGTTCACCTGAATGTCCACGTTCTGTCCTGGTCCCTCCTTGTCCTTCTTGCCTCTGCCTCTTTCCTCTGTGTCCGATC
It encodes:
- the spred3 gene encoding sprouty-related, EVH1 domain-containing protein 3, whose translation is MEGDVRVRAVVMTRDDSSGGWVPLGGGGLSHVVICKGRTRDDRGRREHIIRGERLRDRAPVLECAVQRGLVYNKVNPIFHHWRVEERKFGLTFQSPADAISFEKGLQAVIDKLDRGSDSPSSSTPEEADTEDDGQASHTGSESSSNSRKEMLPKPGTIVTSESSSSCFVLSEEFSFASGHAGTTQTPAQIHSRPGQLSQMSSVLNPPSPPPPPPAPPSPPLGAPASSPLSPTISLLEEGDLRSVDPCKDLWGSRGYGDYRRAGATRTMVGGLTGGVVVSGGGSLQDKSELCVVRFEKDLAGVGTAACEVTVCLDSKASQRLSSSSPTCMSMPNAVSGVSSGAGSPQETCKGSPSPCCIHASLATPRSRTRKRGGGASSGDQGAISPDDDSPCPQGSSSCSSRCVYCRSVFIASDNGRGRCRDAPDPAMHCLRQWTCVWCAESLLYHCMSDSEGEFWEPCSCEESMGGHPHPLCCARWLALLALSLFVPCMCCYLPLRACLRCGERCGCCGGKHKAVR